One Natrinema halophilum genomic window carries:
- a CDS encoding HTTM domain-containing protein: MSKRNTSFITDSSPTDVIDRISQAITRRFAVDTRALAAFRIALGLLLIADLAARSRNLGAFYTDSGVLPRTALYSDYSTVYSLHAVSGEAWAISLLFVVAAAFAVAVIVGYRTRVAIVCSWLLLLSLHVRNPMVLNGGDVLLRMLVFWAMFLPLDERWAVDASPADSDRATVSNVATMALLLQVVVMYVANAIHKTDGEMWLNGEAVVYVFSLDYQFTILLGNVLAEYHDLLRLMTYLWVALVICAPLLLILTGLPRALLASGFVGMHVGMLATMRIGLFPLIVVAAFIPFYPPTVWNWISALASRIGLAQPLHRWLRRLDAVVPDRPAAGRGGIALPGPRNLLSAGLEHGRAVFSTALPALFLVLIVLSNAQAVGYTQVPDPGESVLDATETDQSWRMFAPEPLQTDGWYVVPGELENGTEVDAMYESEVSWEPPPDGNAVYPSARWRKYLSNVWGADNTNHRSYLGNYLCDRWNRNHGTNLEEIQIYYVAQPSQPYNETEPTNEIMIKQYNCSGDLVQ; encoded by the coding sequence ATGAGTAAGCGAAACACCTCCTTCATTACGGATAGCTCACCGACGGATGTCATCGACCGGATCTCGCAGGCGATCACGCGTCGGTTTGCAGTGGATACGCGAGCGCTCGCTGCATTTCGAATTGCGCTCGGACTCTTGCTTATCGCTGACCTCGCAGCCCGATCACGGAACCTCGGGGCGTTCTATACGGATTCGGGTGTTCTCCCGCGAACGGCGTTGTATTCGGACTATTCGACCGTTTACTCGCTTCACGCCGTCTCCGGGGAGGCGTGGGCGATCAGCCTCCTCTTCGTCGTCGCAGCCGCGTTCGCCGTAGCTGTGATCGTCGGCTATCGAACGAGGGTCGCGATAGTTTGCTCGTGGCTGTTACTGCTCTCACTACACGTTCGCAATCCGATGGTCCTCAACGGTGGCGACGTACTGTTACGGATGCTGGTCTTCTGGGCGATGTTTCTCCCCCTAGACGAGCGATGGGCGGTCGACGCTTCTCCAGCGGATTCCGATCGGGCAACTGTCTCGAACGTGGCGACGATGGCGCTGTTGCTCCAAGTCGTCGTCATGTACGTCGCAAACGCCATCCACAAGACGGACGGTGAGATGTGGCTGAACGGAGAGGCGGTCGTCTACGTCTTTAGTCTCGACTATCAGTTCACGATTCTGCTTGGTAACGTGCTAGCCGAGTACCACGACCTGCTGCGGCTTATGACGTACCTGTGGGTCGCACTGGTCATTTGTGCGCCATTGTTGCTCATTTTGACTGGGCTCCCGCGAGCGCTGCTCGCGTCGGGGTTCGTCGGTATGCACGTCGGGATGCTCGCAACGATGCGAATCGGGCTCTTCCCGCTGATCGTCGTGGCCGCATTCATCCCGTTTTATCCGCCGACAGTCTGGAACTGGATTTCGGCACTCGCGTCCCGTATCGGTCTCGCGCAACCGCTACACCGCTGGTTGAGACGACTCGACGCCGTCGTTCCTGACCGTCCCGCGGCTGGCCGTGGTGGAATCGCCCTTCCTGGTCCACGAAACCTCCTCTCGGCCGGCCTCGAACACGGACGCGCGGTGTTCTCGACAGCTTTACCCGCGCTGTTTCTCGTCCTCATCGTCCTCTCGAACGCTCAGGCGGTCGGATACACGCAGGTTCCTGACCCGGGCGAATCGGTCCTCGATGCGACCGAGACGGACCAGAGCTGGCGTATGTTCGCACCGGAACCGCTCCAGACGGACGGCTGGTACGTCGTCCCGGGCGAACTCGAAAACGGGACGGAGGTCGATGCCATGTACGAATCCGAGGTGAGCTGGGAGCCACCGCCGGACGGGAATGCGGTGTACCCCAGTGCCCGCTGGAGGAAGTACCTCTCGAACGTCTGGGGAGCAGACAATACGAATCACCGGTCCTACCTCGGGAATTACCTCTGCGATCGTTGGAATCGCAACCACGGGACGAACCTCGAGGAAATTCAAATATACTACGTGGCACAGCCCTCACAGCCGTATAACGAGACCGAACCGACGAACGAGATCATGATCAAGCAGTACAACTGCAGCGGCGATCTAGTTCAATAA
- a CDS encoding ATP-binding protein: MARLRRFTPDIGGRFPLLALGGLYIALALGLAFHEVTAGSTAFNEAITFVLIAVPGVVLLVGGHRLPRTDIRPVFYSTITKWSFGGLGAMAGVLAFYSLQPGEAVDDLTAILILTSLASVAGFAAGTYDAQARTRERELEETLEQVRASNERLEQFAYAASHDLQEPLRMVTSYLQLLEERYGEKLDKDAGEFIEYAVEGAERMRTMIDDLLEYSRVETQGDPFESVHLEDVLADVREDLQVRIDEYDAEITAESLPRVQGDVSQLRQVFQNLLVNAMEYSGDEPPRIHVSAKRNGMDWNISVHDEGIGIDPEDQERIFDVFQRLHSREEHPGTGIGLALCKRIVERHGGDIRVDDGPNGGTTFSFTLPAVDAPAFGSDSKTTLPNVSE; the protein is encoded by the coding sequence GTGGCTCGCTTACGACGCTTCACACCCGATATCGGTGGCAGATTTCCCCTCCTTGCTCTCGGTGGGCTGTACATCGCGCTCGCACTCGGCCTCGCATTCCACGAGGTTACAGCGGGTTCGACGGCCTTCAACGAAGCGATCACGTTCGTACTGATCGCCGTCCCGGGAGTGGTCCTCCTCGTCGGGGGGCATCGGTTGCCGCGTACCGACATCCGACCCGTTTTCTACTCTACTATCACGAAGTGGAGTTTCGGCGGTCTGGGGGCCATGGCTGGTGTTCTCGCGTTCTACAGCCTTCAGCCTGGCGAAGCCGTCGACGATCTAACGGCGATCCTCATTTTGACCTCCCTTGCCAGCGTTGCGGGCTTCGCCGCTGGCACCTACGATGCGCAAGCCAGGACGCGCGAACGCGAACTCGAGGAAACGCTCGAGCAAGTTCGCGCGTCGAACGAGCGCTTGGAGCAATTTGCGTACGCGGCATCCCACGATTTACAGGAACCGTTGCGAATGGTGACGAGCTACCTCCAGTTGCTCGAAGAGCGATACGGCGAAAAACTGGACAAAGATGCCGGGGAATTCATCGAGTATGCGGTTGAAGGTGCCGAACGTATGCGCACCATGATCGACGATCTTCTCGAATATTCCCGCGTTGAAACGCAAGGTGATCCGTTCGAATCGGTTCATCTCGAGGACGTTCTGGCCGATGTTCGCGAGGACCTTCAGGTTCGGATCGACGAGTACGACGCCGAGATTACGGCGGAGTCGCTGCCCCGCGTACAGGGTGACGTAAGCCAACTTCGGCAGGTGTTTCAGAACTTGCTGGTGAACGCGATGGAGTATAGCGGTGACGAACCGCCGCGGATCCACGTCAGTGCGAAACGGAACGGGATGGACTGGAACATCTCGGTTCACGACGAGGGGATCGGCATCGATCCCGAGGATCAGGAGCGTATCTTCGACGTATTTCAGCGGCTTCACAGCCGAGAGGAACATCCGGGAACGGGTATCGGGCTGGCGCTGTGCAAACGGATCGTCGAACGCCACGGTGGCGATATTCGGGTCGACGACGGGCCAAACGGCGGAACGACGTTTTCGTTTACGCTTCCGGCGGTCGATGCTCCGGCATTCGGAAGCGATTCGAAAACGACCCTGCCGAACGTATCAGAATAA
- a CDS encoding long-chain-fatty-acid--CoA ligase, whose translation MANLVTNVADAVEEYGDNTAIGFKGSEISYEEFWGQTGAFAAALEERGLGEGDRVALYLPNLPQFVIAFHGTLRAGGVVVPMNPQYKSREISHLLADSEAEVVVALSDLIPFVTEVRDDTNVEHVVSVGGDAEGATAFEAFLEPADPGIEDRADDDVAVQPYTSGTTGQPKGVQLTHENLGSNANSASKLIPDGIRSDDKTLGVLPLFHIYGMTVVMNASLFHGAAYYPMPSWEVQDAVSLIEDEQLTIMHGVPAMYNDVINQPNAEEFDMSSLRLCGVGGSGIPVEVLRQFEELYEPKIYEGYGLTETSPITHFNSPIEGRRVGSVGKTVPGVDSKVVDEDFEEVPPVEKGPIDEENADLREITGEIVVAGPNVMKGYYGLPEANEEAFTEAGGRRWFHTGDIGYQDEDGFFYVVDREKHMIVTGGYNVYPREVEELLFEHEDVADAAVAGIPDERRGETVKAYIVRTPDGDVTEEEIKEYCLTNLAEYKHPREVEFVEELPRTTTGKVQKFKLREREGDN comes from the coding sequence ATGGCAAACCTTGTCACTAACGTCGCGGATGCCGTCGAGGAGTACGGCGATAACACCGCGATCGGCTTTAAGGGGTCCGAGATCAGTTACGAAGAGTTCTGGGGGCAGACGGGAGCGTTCGCGGCAGCGCTCGAGGAACGCGGCCTTGGTGAGGGCGACCGGGTTGCACTTTATTTGCCGAACCTCCCGCAGTTCGTGATCGCCTTCCACGGGACGCTTCGCGCCGGTGGGGTCGTCGTCCCGATGAATCCACAGTACAAATCCCGGGAGATTTCCCATCTGCTCGCGGACAGCGAGGCCGAAGTGGTCGTCGCACTGTCCGACCTCATCCCGTTCGTCACCGAGGTACGGGACGACACGAACGTCGAACACGTCGTCAGCGTGGGTGGCGATGCCGAGGGTGCGACCGCGTTCGAAGCGTTTCTCGAGCCGGCGGATCCCGGAATCGAGGACCGCGCCGATGACGACGTCGCAGTCCAGCCGTACACGTCGGGGACGACCGGTCAGCCGAAGGGCGTCCAGCTAACCCACGAGAACCTCGGTTCGAACGCAAATTCCGCCTCGAAGCTCATTCCGGACGGAATTCGTTCGGACGACAAAACGCTGGGCGTACTGCCGCTGTTCCATATCTACGGGATGACGGTCGTCATGAACGCATCACTGTTCCACGGGGCTGCGTACTACCCGATGCCCTCGTGGGAGGTACAGGACGCCGTCTCGCTCATCGAGGACGAGCAGTTAACGATCATGCACGGCGTGCCGGCGATGTACAATGACGTCATCAACCAGCCGAACGCCGAGGAGTTCGACATGTCGTCGCTGCGCTTGTGCGGCGTCGGCGGTTCCGGGATCCCAGTGGAGGTCCTGCGCCAGTTCGAAGAGCTGTACGAACCGAAGATCTACGAGGGGTACGGTCTGACCGAAACCAGTCCGATCACTCACTTCAACAGCCCGATTGAGGGCCGGCGCGTCGGCAGCGTGGGCAAGACTGTCCCCGGCGTCGATTCGAAAGTCGTCGACGAGGATTTCGAGGAGGTACCCCCGGTCGAGAAAGGACCGATCGACGAAGAGAACGCTGACCTTCGCGAAATCACCGGCGAGATCGTCGTCGCTGGCCCGAACGTGATGAAAGGCTACTACGGCCTGCCGGAGGCTAACGAGGAAGCCTTCACCGAAGCGGGTGGCAGACGCTGGTTCCACACCGGTGATATCGGCTACCAGGACGAGGACGGCTTCTTCTACGTCGTCGACCGCGAAAAGCACATGATCGTCACCGGCGGCTACAACGTGTACCCGCGCGAGGTCGAAGAACTGCTCTTCGAACACGAAGACGTTGCAGACGCTGCTGTCGCAGGGATTCCGGACGAGCGCCGCGGCGAGACCGTCAAAGCCTACATCGTTCGCACGCCCGACGGTGACGTCACGGAAGAGGAGATCAAGGAGTACTGCCTGACCAACCTCGCTGAATACAAGCATCCGCGTGAGGTCGAGTTCGTCGAGGAACTACCGCGAACGACGACCGGAAAGGTCCAAAAATTCAAGCTTCGCGAACGAGAGGGAGACAACTGA
- a CDS encoding universal stress protein, whose translation MYQDVLIPTDGSDGTRRSINHGVTIADRFDATIHALSVVPEGPLGTLQTDEAIPAAHRAVERIEAEGTREGIDVVTAIEQGVPHEQILEYADDNGIDMIVMGTQGRTGLDRVLVGSVTERVVRMAHVPVVTVRLTDEVRIEDTDEAARIARITAEQDGYDDITVLEEPHRTSASWIVPLDTDAGPVHVHVDAVTGEARIANRSTE comes from the coding sequence ATGTATCAGGACGTCCTCATTCCGACGGATGGGAGCGACGGCACCCGCCGATCGATCAACCACGGGGTGACGATCGCGGATCGCTTCGATGCAACGATCCACGCACTTTCCGTCGTTCCCGAAGGACCTCTCGGGACGCTCCAAACGGACGAAGCGATCCCGGCCGCCCATCGTGCGGTCGAGCGTATCGAAGCTGAAGGGACGCGAGAGGGCATCGACGTCGTAACGGCGATCGAACAGGGGGTTCCACACGAACAGATCCTCGAGTACGCCGACGATAACGGAATCGACATGATCGTCATGGGAACGCAAGGCCGTACCGGACTCGACCGGGTGCTCGTTGGCAGCGTCACCGAGCGAGTCGTCCGAATGGCTCACGTACCCGTCGTGACCGTCCGACTGACAGACGAGGTCAGGATCGAAGACACCGACGAAGCCGCACGGATCGCTCGCATCACCGCAGAACAGGACGGGTACGACGATATCACTGTCCTGGAGGAACCACACCGGACCAGCGCCTCGTGGATCGTCCCGCTCGACACCGACGCCGGGCCCGTCCACGTCCACGTCGATGCCGTGACGGGTGAGGCCCGGATCGCAAACAGATCAACGGAGTAA
- a CDS encoding alpha/beta hydrolase family protein translates to MVSYHNNEVSKHDSENETSNERIEARIEREATTAADVNTGRVRSSRVDRRQFLQATGGTATLLAFGSGTAAGWSSHGGFSKSHRTISSFDGTDLATTLYTPDADGPNPAIMMTHGWGQSRNSPLTVAKAVRYAKSGYVVLTYDSRGMSGSDGISTINGENEVKDAIYLIDWLAGRSEVELEGPNDPKLGMDGISYAGGLQPFVALADDRVNAIVPRMGWYDLTYSFVPNGVVKNSWLTILLVVGAASTFDFDPDTRLSDRMYEWYGDIIGSNGLPPDPEAGFEQRSLAYNLEEFDTPTFLIQGWDDTLFNPNEGLRWFYDLQARGIDSAIAFYEGGHAIEEIFVPLHERKYMNDLAVRWMDEHLRGAESEIPTVSMYLKQRDEWRTGSQFLPDDVSMTTYNLGDAYESDQPHIEQQSWFHDSEVTYVWRVDRDIEIIGTPQFDLTFDVAGSEARLFFEIRHNGSDLDHIGKPVTEAYRIDGSGRQRAQFDFPALQRFLAAGDTLSVRISVESILFEESNRSDGVTVVPSRSEIRLPQRPQ, encoded by the coding sequence ATGGTTTCATACCACAATAATGAGGTGTCAAAGCATGACAGTGAAAACGAAACGTCGAACGAACGGATTGAAGCGAGGATAGAGAGGGAGGCGACGACTGCGGCCGATGTCAACACCGGACGGGTCCGTTCAAGCAGGGTCGATAGACGCCAGTTCCTGCAGGCAACGGGCGGGACTGCGACGCTGCTCGCCTTCGGATCGGGAACGGCGGCTGGCTGGAGTTCGCACGGTGGTTTTTCGAAGAGTCACCGAACCATCTCCTCGTTCGACGGAACCGACCTCGCGACGACGCTGTACACGCCCGATGCGGACGGGCCGAATCCAGCGATTATGATGACCCACGGCTGGGGACAAAGTCGGAATTCGCCGCTGACGGTAGCGAAAGCCGTTCGGTACGCGAAAAGTGGCTACGTCGTATTGACGTACGATTCGCGCGGCATGTCCGGTTCCGATGGTATTTCGACCATAAACGGCGAGAACGAGGTCAAAGACGCGATCTATCTCATCGATTGGCTCGCAGGGCGTTCGGAAGTCGAACTGGAGGGACCGAACGATCCCAAACTGGGGATGGACGGCATCTCGTACGCCGGGGGACTACAGCCCTTCGTCGCTCTGGCGGACGATCGGGTCAACGCCATCGTGCCCCGGATGGGGTGGTACGACCTCACTTACTCGTTCGTACCGAACGGCGTCGTCAAGAATAGCTGGCTCACCATCTTGCTCGTGGTCGGTGCCGCATCGACGTTCGACTTCGACCCGGATACTCGTCTGTCAGACAGAATGTACGAGTGGTACGGGGATATCATCGGGAGCAACGGACTACCCCCAGACCCCGAGGCGGGGTTCGAGCAACGATCGCTCGCGTACAACCTCGAGGAATTCGACACACCGACGTTCCTGATCCAGGGCTGGGACGATACGCTGTTCAATCCCAACGAAGGCCTCAGGTGGTTCTACGACCTCCAGGCTCGGGGTATCGATTCGGCTATCGCGTTCTACGAAGGTGGCCACGCGATCGAGGAGATCTTCGTCCCGCTTCACGAGCGCAAATACATGAACGACCTCGCCGTCCGCTGGATGGACGAGCATCTCCGGGGGGCGGAAAGCGAGATTCCGACGGTATCGATGTACCTCAAGCAGCGCGACGAGTGGCGAACCGGATCGCAGTTCCTGCCCGACGACGTCTCGATGACCACGTACAACCTGGGAGACGCTTACGAGAGCGACCAACCGCACATCGAACAGCAGAGCTGGTTCCACGACTCTGAGGTGACGTACGTGTGGCGTGTCGACCGGGACATCGAGATCATCGGGACGCCGCAGTTCGACCTCACCTTCGACGTCGCGGGCTCCGAAGCCCGACTGTTCTTCGAAATCAGGCACAACGGTTCCGATCTGGACCACATCGGCAAACCCGTGACCGAGGCCTATCGCATCGACGGTTCTGGTCGCCAACGCGCCCAGTTCGACTTCCCCGCCCTCCAGCGATTCCTCGCTGCCGGCGACACGCTGTCGGTACGCATCAGCGTCGAGAGTATCCTCTTCGAAGAATCCAACCGATCCGACGGCGTGACGGTCGTTCCCTCCCGGTCCGAAATCCGGCTTCCACAGCGCCCGCAGTAA
- a CDS encoding O-methyltransferase produces MTDVLTDDIARFVRAVGPEPDETLLEMDEYAAAKGFPHVGPDVGAFLRFIARLSDAERIFEFGSGYGYSAYWFADALPDDGEIVLTEVDDAELELAREYMAAGGYDEVARYERGDAMETIETVDGPFDVVLIDHQKSAYADAFDAVRSKLPVGGVVVADNAVTASVVEFDALLEWAEGGSPNGTSEHTQGVIDYLETVRTDPAFETIVVPLGEGIAVSYRVK; encoded by the coding sequence ATGACCGACGTACTCACGGACGATATCGCACGCTTCGTTCGCGCAGTCGGCCCGGAACCGGACGAAACGCTGCTCGAGATGGACGAGTACGCGGCCGCCAAGGGGTTCCCGCACGTCGGCCCCGACGTCGGCGCGTTCCTCCGGTTTATCGCTCGCCTGAGCGACGCCGAGCGGATATTCGAGTTCGGTTCGGGCTACGGCTACTCCGCCTACTGGTTCGCCGACGCGTTACCCGACGATGGCGAGATCGTACTCACTGAGGTCGACGACGCCGAACTCGAGCTAGCCCGAGAGTACATGGCTGCGGGCGGGTACGACGAGGTGGCGAGATACGAACGTGGCGACGCAATGGAGACGATTGAGACTGTCGACGGCCCCTTCGACGTCGTCCTGATCGACCACCAGAAGAGCGCGTACGCCGATGCGTTTGACGCCGTCAGATCGAAACTACCGGTCGGAGGCGTCGTCGTAGCCGATAACGCAGTAACGGCTAGCGTGGTCGAGTTCGACGCGCTACTCGAGTGGGCCGAGGGCGGGTCGCCGAACGGGACGAGCGAGCACACCCAGGGGGTCATCGACTATCTCGAGACGGTCCGGACGGATCCGGCGTTCGAGACGATAGTAGTGCCGCTGGGCGAAGGAATCGCGGTGAGTTACCGTGTAAAGTAG
- the nikR gene encoding nickel-responsive transcriptional regulator NikR, which yields MAVVSVSMPDDLLERLDQFAEEHGYTGRSEVVREASRNLLGEFEDTRLEDRDLMGIVTVLFDYETTNVEERMMHLRHEHEDLVASNFHSHVGDHYCMELFVLEGELEDISTFVGRIRATKDALTVDYSVIPVDSFDPLAQS from the coding sequence ATGGCAGTCGTCAGCGTCTCGATGCCGGACGATCTTCTCGAGCGACTCGACCAGTTCGCCGAGGAACACGGGTACACCGGACGAAGCGAAGTCGTCAGGGAGGCTTCCCGAAATCTCCTCGGGGAGTTCGAGGATACGCGACTCGAGGACCGCGACCTGATGGGAATCGTCACGGTATTGTTCGATTACGAAACCACGAACGTCGAAGAACGAATGATGCACCTTCGCCACGAACACGAGGACCTGGTCGCGTCCAATTTTCACAGCCACGTCGGCGATCACTACTGCATGGAACTGTTCGTCCTCGAGGGCGAACTCGAGGATATCTCGACGTTCGTCGGGAGAATTCGCGCGACCAAGGACGCCCTGACTGTCGACTACTCCGTCATTCCAGTCGATAGCTTCGACCCGCTTGCGCAGTCCTAA
- a CDS encoding creatininase family protein: MYLGDEAWPDLETYFETESLALVPLGSTEQHGPHLPEATDHLIAEAFAREVADRTGYLCTPTITVGVSGHHRQFHGTMWVEPPVFRQYVESLTRNLTSHGIDRVIYVNAHGGNVPHLREVGARLRLDETAFAIEWMWDESIPELVDDLFEQNGPHGGPKETAMIQYLESELVHDDRLEEARDTGVPDVDAAEGIKYGSRTFYDAADNTENGVLGDQTDATPEKGRQLFEAASDQFVQLCEWLAAQPFEDLLPKDHV, from the coding sequence ATGTATCTCGGCGACGAAGCATGGCCTGACCTCGAGACGTACTTCGAGACGGAATCGCTCGCGCTCGTGCCGCTCGGATCGACGGAACAGCACGGCCCTCATCTACCAGAGGCGACGGACCACTTGATCGCAGAGGCGTTCGCACGGGAAGTTGCCGACCGCACCGGCTACCTCTGTACACCGACGATCACCGTCGGCGTCAGCGGTCACCACCGCCAGTTCCACGGGACGATGTGGGTCGAGCCGCCGGTGTTCCGCCAGTACGTGGAATCGCTGACCCGAAATCTCACGAGCCACGGAATCGACCGGGTGATCTACGTCAACGCCCACGGCGGAAACGTCCCCCACCTGCGGGAGGTCGGGGCCCGACTCCGGTTGGACGAGACCGCCTTTGCCATCGAGTGGATGTGGGACGAATCCATTCCCGAACTCGTTGACGACCTCTTCGAACAGAACGGCCCCCACGGCGGCCCCAAGGAAACCGCGATGATACAGTACCTCGAGTCGGAACTGGTTCACGACGATCGACTCGAGGAGGCGAGGGACACAGGTGTCCCGGATGTCGATGCGGCGGAGGGGATCAAATACGGCTCGCGGACGTTTTACGATGCAGCGGATAACACCGAAAACGGGGTGTTGGGCGACCAGACGGACGCGACTCCGGAGAAGGGGCGACAGCTGTTCGAGGCTGCGAGCGATCAGTTCGTCCAGCTTTGTGAGTGGCTCGCGGCCCAGCCGTTCGAGGACCTGCTGCCGAAAGACCACGTCTGA
- a CDS encoding mechanosensitive ion channel family protein codes for MLPYYPAQAQVPEWLQDPIAELATFVPRLLGALIILAIGWIIGRLTGRVVRRIADGIELDRMVLETPLGRILGGTEQAVSGAFGKLAKWFVYGLALLAAANALAIATLSEWVSTAVSYLPAFIAGLLVIVLGFVVADFIGDAIERTRAATQTAYTTWFATGARMFLYFTAIVIGLDTMGIDVGILYVFARALAWGLGAAIAIGVGVAFGWGGKDYVAENIGSWMGRTNEITPSERSTSGRSSGSQRQSPDREPGSEPGPGDD; via the coding sequence ATGTTACCGTATTACCCCGCTCAGGCACAGGTTCCAGAATGGTTGCAAGATCCCATCGCAGAATTGGCCACGTTCGTGCCCCGACTACTCGGTGCGTTGATAATCCTCGCTATCGGCTGGATTATCGGTCGGCTGACGGGGCGCGTCGTTCGACGAATCGCAGATGGGATCGAACTCGATCGAATGGTTCTCGAGACGCCGCTCGGACGAATCCTCGGTGGAACAGAACAGGCCGTCTCGGGTGCGTTCGGGAAACTCGCAAAGTGGTTCGTCTACGGCCTGGCGTTGCTCGCCGCCGCGAACGCACTCGCAATTGCGACGTTATCGGAGTGGGTCTCGACGGCGGTGTCGTACTTGCCGGCTTTCATCGCCGGTCTGCTGGTCATCGTCCTTGGGTTCGTCGTCGCAGATTTCATCGGCGATGCGATCGAGCGAACCCGTGCAGCAACCCAGACCGCCTACACCACCTGGTTCGCTACCGGTGCCCGGATGTTCCTCTACTTTACGGCGATCGTCATCGGCCTCGATACGATGGGGATCGACGTCGGAATCCTCTACGTGTTCGCGCGAGCGCTCGCGTGGGGTCTCGGCGCAGCGATCGCGATCGGCGTCGGCGTCGCATTCGGTTGGGGCGGCAAAGACTACGTCGCAGAGAACATCGGGAGCTGGATGGGGCGAACCAACGAAATCACGCCGAGCGAACGATCCACCAGCGGTCGCTCGAGCGGCAGTCAACGCCAGAGCCCCGACAGAGAACCGGGCTCGGAACCCGGTCCCGGTGACGACTGA
- a CDS encoding dCTP deaminase, translated as MSSDHSLVESVDNLVYEPVQVHESGIDLTISAVYEVAAPGRLDFGGDELEDADLEPVPTDLESPDDEFGWWDLEGGQYVVQHNEFLTDLAEPAQLQARNELLARGGSHPSVLVRDHLPLMPLSVAGSGLRIKENARISTLIPTAGTDNTSP; from the coding sequence ATGTCTTCCGACCATTCCCTCGTCGAAAGCGTCGACAATCTGGTATACGAACCGGTACAGGTTCACGAAAGCGGGATCGATCTGACCATCAGCGCAGTCTATGAGGTCGCCGCCCCGGGCCGCCTCGATTTCGGTGGCGACGAACTCGAGGATGCCGACCTCGAGCCTGTGCCGACGGATCTCGAATCACCGGACGATGAATTCGGCTGGTGGGACCTCGAGGGAGGCCAGTACGTCGTCCAGCACAACGAGTTCCTGACGGACCTGGCCGAGCCGGCACAGCTCCAGGCGCGCAACGAACTCCTCGCTCGCGGCGGCTCGCATCCGTCGGTGCTGGTTCGCGATCACCTGCCGCTGATGCCGCTCTCTGTCGCCGGTAGCGGACTCAGGATCAAGGAGAACGCGCGGATTTCGACGCTCATTCCGACCGCCGGTACCGATAATACTTCTCCATAG
- a CDS encoding enoyl-CoA hydratase-related protein, whose amino-acid sequence MTLGDAVLLEIEDNGLATITLNQPDRRNALSEELSTGLSEALDEIEGSDARCVLLEGSGGSFSAGGDIERMTERIESDVPADDRVRELERSTNEFLRRLIDFPVPTVALVDGPAVGAGANLALACDIQLATEDAVFGFVFRQVGLSVDAGTSYLLPRIVGENVAKELVLTGDIIGAEHANEIGLVNHVYGSDDVDERVDEFVEKIVSGPPIALRHANRLLGEGLEKSLDQALTDEAVAQGIVFETEDHEEGVRAFLEDRDPEFEGR is encoded by the coding sequence ATGACTCTCGGCGACGCAGTCCTCCTCGAAATCGAGGACAACGGCCTCGCGACCATCACGCTGAATCAGCCAGACCGGCGCAACGCTCTCTCCGAAGAGCTTAGCACCGGTCTCTCGGAAGCACTCGACGAGATCGAAGGGAGCGACGCCCGCTGTGTCCTCCTCGAAGGCTCCGGCGGCTCGTTCTCCGCCGGCGGTGACATCGAGCGGATGACCGAGCGGATCGAAAGCGACGTTCCCGCTGACGACCGCGTGCGCGAACTCGAGCGCTCGACGAACGAATTCCTGCGGCGGCTGATCGACTTTCCGGTTCCGACGGTCGCGCTGGTAGACGGGCCGGCCGTCGGTGCTGGCGCGAACCTCGCGCTTGCCTGTGACATCCAACTCGCGACCGAGGACGCCGTCTTCGGATTCGTCTTCCGTCAGGTCGGTCTGAGCGTGGATGCGGGCACTTCCTACCTGCTTCCCCGGATCGTGGGCGAAAACGTCGCGAAGGAACTCGTCCTGACGGGCGACATTATCGGGGCAGAACACGCAAATGAAATCGGCTTAGTCAATCACGTCTACGGGAGCGACGACGTCGACGAACGAGTCGACGAATTCGTCGAGAAGATCGTCTCCGGGCCGCCGATTGCGCTCCGCCACGCCAACCGACTCCTCGGCGAGGGTCTCGAGAAATCGCTCGATCAGGCCCTGACCGACGAAGCGGTCGCACAGGGGATCGTCTTCGAAACTGAGGATCACGAGGAAGGGGTACGCGCCTTCTTGGAGGATCGCGATCCGGAGTTCGAAGGTCGATAG